A section of the Bacillus pumilus genome encodes:
- a CDS encoding ABC transporter ATP-binding protein, protein MKKPMIQFEHFGFQYRSQAEPTLKDINLTIYEGEKVLIAGPSGSGKSTLAHCINGLVPASYKGSMEGSLHIGGKNAEKENIFSLSQLVGTVLQDPDGQFIGLTVGEDIAFTLENDQVTREEMKARVEEAAKLTEVDGKLASSVHELSGGQKQRVAIAGVLVNDVDILLFDEPLASLDPATGKEVIDLIDRLQKQTKKTVVMVEHRLEDVLFRQVDRIIVVNDGTIAADMTPDELLASNVLEAAYLREPLYVKAMKYAGIPIEAGDQIANLQHLILNDEEKMKIEQWVEASEPSAEQNEAQDLLEVRELSFDYPTRPNTLNNISFTVKKGEMISIAGANGAGKTTLSKVLCAFEKPTKGTIHLIGDDITGDTIKQRSERIGVVMQNPNQMISKQMIFDEVAFGLVLRGVKEDDIKERVERVLKVCGLYPFRNWPISALSFGQKKRVTIASILVLEPEIIILDEPTAGQDFRHYTEMMTFLEQLNQQGVTILMITHDMHLMLEYTKRTIVISDGEKIADDTPAKVLTDQLLVQKASLKETSLYELALKADWPNPNELVDRFIEVDRKERMTWL, encoded by the coding sequence ATGAAGAAACCGATGATTCAATTCGAACATTTCGGATTCCAATATCGCAGTCAGGCAGAACCGACATTGAAAGATATCAACCTGACCATCTATGAAGGTGAAAAAGTCCTCATCGCAGGCCCGTCTGGATCGGGAAAAAGCACACTAGCCCATTGCATCAATGGGCTAGTTCCTGCGTCTTATAAAGGTTCTATGGAAGGAAGTCTTCACATCGGCGGGAAAAATGCAGAGAAAGAGAACATTTTCTCCCTATCACAGCTCGTCGGAACGGTGCTGCAGGACCCTGATGGTCAATTTATCGGGCTGACCGTTGGAGAAGATATCGCATTTACACTTGAAAATGATCAAGTCACACGCGAAGAAATGAAAGCACGTGTTGAAGAAGCGGCAAAATTAACAGAGGTAGATGGTAAGCTGGCATCGTCTGTCCATGAGCTGTCAGGCGGTCAAAAACAACGTGTCGCCATCGCAGGCGTCCTTGTCAATGATGTCGACATTTTGCTGTTCGACGAACCACTTGCAAGTCTTGATCCCGCAACAGGTAAAGAAGTGATCGATCTCATTGATCGACTACAAAAACAAACGAAAAAAACGGTCGTGATGGTCGAGCACCGATTAGAGGATGTTCTTTTCCGCCAAGTCGACCGCATCATCGTCGTCAATGACGGCACGATTGCAGCAGATATGACACCAGATGAATTGCTCGCCTCAAATGTATTAGAAGCGGCGTATTTACGTGAGCCTTTATATGTAAAAGCCATGAAATATGCAGGCATTCCGATTGAAGCAGGAGATCAAATTGCGAATTTACAGCATCTTATCTTAAATGATGAGGAAAAAATGAAAATCGAGCAGTGGGTGGAAGCGTCTGAGCCATCAGCCGAGCAGAATGAAGCGCAGGATTTACTAGAAGTACGTGAATTGAGCTTTGACTATCCGACAAGACCCAACACACTGAACAACATCTCTTTTACCGTCAAAAAAGGAGAAATGATCAGCATCGCTGGAGCCAATGGCGCAGGCAAGACGACACTATCCAAGGTGCTCTGCGCATTTGAAAAGCCAACAAAAGGGACCATTCATCTAATTGGTGATGACATCACAGGAGATACCATCAAACAGCGCTCCGAACGAATCGGCGTTGTCATGCAAAACCCCAATCAAATGATTTCTAAACAAATGATTTTTGATGAAGTCGCATTTGGTCTCGTTTTAAGAGGTGTAAAGGAAGACGACATCAAGGAACGGGTGGAGCGAGTCCTAAAAGTATGCGGCTTATATCCATTTCGGAACTGGCCGATTTCAGCCCTCAGCTTTGGACAGAAAAAGCGCGTTACCATCGCATCAATTCTTGTATTAGAGCCAGAAATTATCATTTTAGATGAGCCAACCGCCGGACAGGATTTTAGACATTACACAGAGATGATGACGTTTCTAGAGCAATTAAATCAGCAGGGCGTCACGATCTTGATGATCACCCATGACATGCATTTGATGCTCGAATACACAAAAAGAACCATTGTCATTTCCGATGGAGAAAAAATCGCAGATGATACACCGGCCAAAGTGCTGACAGATCAGCTACTTGTTCAAAAGGCGAGCTTAAAGGAAACGTCGCTATATGAACTGGCGCTGAAAGCAGACTGGCCAAATCCAAATGAACTCGTGGATCGCTTCATTGAGGTAGACAGAAAGGAACGAATGACATGGCTGTAG
- a CDS encoding CxxH/CxxC protein, whose product MNKSLYACAEHIETVLDMYIDDHETPPEFRKIEHTHSLSTTCELCDEPAIYIVGNE is encoded by the coding sequence ATGAACAAATCACTTTATGCTTGTGCAGAACATATAGAAACCGTATTAGACATGTACATAGATGATCACGAAACGCCGCCAGAATTCAGAAAAATCGAACATACACACAGCTTATCCACAACCTGTGAATTGTGCGATGAACCTGCAATATATATAGTGGGGAACGAATGA
- the rlmH gene encoding 23S rRNA (pseudouridine(1915)-N(3))-methyltransferase RlmH, producing the protein MNISIITVGKLKEKYLKQGIAEYTKRLQAYAKIDIIELPDEKAPEHLSEQDMKIIKDKEGERILSKINPDAHVIALAIEGKMKTSEELADTIDKLATYGKSKVCFVIGGSLGLSDAVMQRANEKLSFSRMTFPHQLMRLVLVEQIYRAFRIVRGDPYHK; encoded by the coding sequence GTGAATATATCAATTATCACAGTAGGAAAATTAAAAGAGAAATATTTAAAGCAAGGCATAGCCGAATACACAAAACGATTACAAGCCTATGCGAAAATCGACATCATTGAGCTCCCAGACGAAAAAGCACCCGAACATCTCAGCGAGCAAGACATGAAAATCATCAAAGACAAAGAAGGCGAACGCATCCTAAGCAAAATCAACCCAGACGCCCACGTCATCGCCCTCGCCATCGAAGGAAAAATGAAAACTTCCGAAGAATTAGCCGATACAATAGATAAGCTGGCAACATACGGAAAAAGCAAGGTATGTTTTGTCATAGGCGGATCCCTTGGTTTAAGCGACGCCGTCATGCAGCGCGCGAATGAGAAACTGTCGTTTTCGAGGATGACGTTCCCGCATCAGTTGATGAGGTTGGTACTGGTGGAGCAGATTTATCGAGCGTTTCGGATTGTGCGGGGGGATCCTTATCATAAGTAA
- a CDS encoding energy-coupling factor transporter transmembrane component T family protein — protein MAVDMLSYIDRPSPIHRLTGATKLICFILWSSAAMLTYDTGVLVFMLVASIVFFQLSNVRFRDISFVVIVLAIFLVINNIAIYIFAPQQGVAIYGAKHELFHIAGWYNVTLEQLFYQLNITLKYVTVMPAALLYIVTTNPSEFASSLSRIGVSYRISYAVAIALRYIPDIQRDFRTIAISQQARGIDLSKNEKLGKRIKNALSIVMPLIFSSLERIETISNAMELRGFGKHKKRTWFTAKDFQKADYVAFIFVGVVLIVSLVITIVRGTRFYNPFL, from the coding sequence ATGGCTGTAGACATGCTGTCTTATATCGACCGCCCGTCACCGATTCACCGGCTGACAGGTGCCACCAAACTCATTTGCTTTATCCTCTGGTCGTCCGCAGCGATGCTCACGTATGATACAGGCGTATTAGTGTTTATGCTAGTTGCCAGTATCGTGTTCTTTCAGCTATCAAACGTACGATTTCGTGATATCTCTTTCGTAGTAATTGTTCTGGCGATTTTCCTTGTCATCAACAACATTGCCATTTACATCTTTGCCCCCCAGCAAGGTGTCGCGATTTACGGAGCAAAGCATGAGCTGTTTCACATTGCGGGCTGGTACAATGTCACACTTGAACAGCTTTTCTATCAGTTGAACATTACGCTCAAATACGTGACCGTGATGCCAGCAGCTCTTTTATATATTGTGACAACAAATCCAAGTGAATTCGCCTCATCGCTTAGCCGAATTGGGGTCAGCTACCGGATTTCGTATGCTGTAGCGATTGCATTACGCTATATTCCAGATATTCAGCGGGATTTTCGCACGATCGCGATTTCTCAACAAGCAAGAGGTATTGATTTATCGAAGAATGAAAAACTGGGAAAACGAATTAAAAATGCGCTGTCGATTGTGATGCCGTTGATTTTTTCTAGCCTAGAGCGGATTGAGACCATCAGCAATGCAATGGAGCTGCGCGGATTTGGAAAGCATAAAAAGCGCACATGGTTTACGGCGAAAGACTTTCAAAAAGCAGATTATGTGGCGTTCATATTTGTTGGTGTGGTACTGATCGTGTCGCTAGTGATTACAATTGTTAGAGGAACGAGATTTTATAATCCATTTTTATAG
- a CDS encoding ECF-type riboflavin transporter substrate-binding protein has protein sequence MAGKQLSTKTVVAIGIGAAVFVILGRFVSIPTGIPNTQIETSYAFLALMAVLFGPVAGALIGFIGHLIKDATTFGPWWSWIIVSGVVGLLIGFISNRLKVEEGDFGWKKITLFNAVQAGAQALGWFVIAPVLDIVIYAEPTNKVFVQGIVAGISNIITVGVLGTIIIAAYAKTRSKSGSLSKETS, from the coding sequence ATGGCAGGTAAACAACTTTCAACGAAAACTGTCGTTGCCATCGGAATTGGCGCAGCCGTCTTTGTCATTTTAGGACGCTTCGTCTCCATTCCAACTGGGATTCCGAATACACAAATTGAGACATCGTATGCATTCCTTGCATTAATGGCCGTGCTATTTGGCCCTGTTGCAGGCGCACTGATTGGATTTATTGGTCATCTCATTAAAGATGCGACCACATTCGGCCCTTGGTGGAGCTGGATTATCGTTTCAGGTGTTGTTGGGTTATTGATCGGCTTCATTTCGAACCGTTTAAAAGTAGAAGAGGGCGACTTTGGCTGGAAAAAAATCACGCTCTTCAACGCCGTACAGGCAGGCGCACAAGCATTGGGCTGGTTTGTCATTGCCCCAGTACTCGACATTGTGATCTATGCAGAACCTACGAACAAAGTATTTGTTCAAGGCATCGTGGCAGGAATCTCAAACATTATCACAGTTGGTGTACTAGGCACCATCATCATTGCGGCTTATGCGAAAACGAGAAGCAAAAGCGGCAGTCTATCGAAAGAAACATCATGA
- a CDS encoding type II restriction endonuclease, whose amino-acid sequence MSENTHQFNFIDEFYKKVDDMNIDWNVKGLIGNNNQVYAIGSDSKLLGRIFEIIAAPVIKKIAEEHGYIVRIPEKQNTYPDFTLMKSEDDTEKIAIDVKTTYKEGSKRLGYTLGSFTSYLRNNTKNIEFPYNQYKDHFVIGFLYDRNADAEEGQITSYENIGLLDFPYYNVEYFVQRKINITGQKKGSGNTDNIGSISLRNLQEFKDANGPFASLPEKLYLHYWRNYPKYTQANKYYIDLSTYFEWLELSIDTETDPEKLEELHDLLNYKQNFLDWESHQ is encoded by the coding sequence ATGTCAGAAAACACCCACCAATTTAATTTCATCGATGAATTCTACAAAAAAGTTGATGACATGAATATCGATTGGAATGTTAAAGGGCTAATCGGAAATAACAATCAAGTATACGCTATTGGAAGTGACTCAAAACTTTTAGGGAGAATCTTCGAAATCATTGCAGCCCCTGTAATTAAAAAGATAGCTGAAGAGCATGGCTATATTGTAAGAATTCCAGAAAAACAAAACACCTATCCTGATTTTACATTAATGAAAAGTGAAGATGATACTGAAAAAATTGCCATTGATGTAAAAACAACATATAAAGAAGGCAGTAAAAGACTTGGATACACTCTTGGTTCATTTACTTCTTACCTTCGAAATAACACAAAAAATATTGAATTTCCGTACAACCAGTATAAAGATCACTTTGTAATAGGGTTTCTTTATGATAGAAATGCTGATGCAGAAGAAGGACAAATTACATCTTATGAAAATATAGGACTTCTGGATTTCCCATATTATAACGTTGAATATTTTGTCCAAAGGAAAATCAACATCACTGGACAAAAGAAGGGAAGCGGTAATACCGATAATATTGGTTCAATTTCACTCAGAAATCTTCAAGAATTTAAAGATGCCAACGGTCCATTTGCTTCTCTTCCTGAAAAACTTTACTTACATTATTGGAGAAATTATCCTAAATATACCCAAGCAAATAAGTACTATATAGATTTGTCTACCTACTTTGAGTGGTTAGAGCTATCAATCGATACCGAAACTGACCCAGAAAAGTTGGAAGAACTTCATGATTTACTAAACTATAAGCAAAATTTTTTAGATTGGGAGTCTCATCAGTAA